In the Nitrospirales bacterium LBB_01 genome, one interval contains:
- a CDS encoding response regulator, translating to MQNILIVDDKVENLLVLETLLERSDLNLVKASNGKEALWKLLSDDFALVILDVHMPEMDGFEVANLIRKNKRTRTLPIIFVSASHGEEASVFRGYETGAVDYLVKPVDDVVLKSKVNIFLELDKQRQTIIDNSLQLRKANEELRLQSEILDNMSEGVILIKAADGAIVFTNPKFEQMFGYDTGELIGKNISVVNAPTEKTPAETANEIIEALNKNNHWQGEVCNIKKSGKHFWNSAHVSTFDHPKYGKVWVSIHNDITQTKKAQYELKTERDKLKRIMETMQDGVLITNKEYEIEYINDAITKEFGDVNGRKCYEYFHNETTPCLWCINEEVFSGKSIVRETFSTTNNKTYSVFETLIRNIDGSVSKFEVTHDITDIKHAQAMMKRELEFQSAVAEVSEALLSTHTSIYDIGEIIHKQVLKLTGSLYAYVADIDHKTEEVVTLAYSNMASSKVCTVEARYYRTAFPKGKDGYNALWGHSLNTKEGFYTNNPQTHPAFKGCFPPGHVPLDRFLSVPAMIGDKLIGQIALANSERDYTDEDLNIIKRFSTIFALAIERKRMEEQLNELNTHLEAMVEEETEKRLSQEQMMIQQSKMAAMGEMIGLIVHQWKQPLNAVGLTIQDLRDTYSYDELNEKYVNDTVETMMSQLIFMSKTIDDFRNFITPSKKKIRFDVNTAIEELLSMFVNIFVKNNIDVSVKADNDALLTTLGYPNEFKQVVLSILNNARDAIVLRKEHGSEIKGFVKINITNDEDKSKIVISIKDNGGGIADDIMEKIFKPYFTTKEIEGTGIGLYMSKTIIETNMGGSLIVANKNGGAEFVISLDVYSGEEGG from the coding sequence ATGCAAAACATATTAATAGTTGACGACAAAGTAGAAAACTTACTGGTACTGGAAACTCTCCTTGAGCGGTCCGATTTAAATTTAGTGAAAGCGTCAAATGGCAAAGAAGCTCTCTGGAAACTCCTTAGTGATGACTTTGCCCTTGTAATACTTGATGTGCATATGCCCGAGATGGACGGCTTTGAAGTAGCAAATCTCATTAGAAAAAACAAGAGAACAAGGACGCTGCCAATAATTTTTGTAAGTGCTTCACACGGAGAGGAGGCGTCTGTTTTCAGAGGTTATGAAACCGGCGCCGTGGATTACTTAGTAAAACCTGTGGATGATGTAGTTTTAAAAAGCAAAGTAAACATTTTTCTTGAACTTGACAAGCAAAGGCAGACAATAATTGACAATTCACTGCAGCTGCGTAAGGCAAACGAGGAGCTGCGGCTTCAAAGTGAGATATTGGATAATATGTCTGAAGGGGTCATACTTATTAAAGCCGCCGATGGCGCCATTGTATTTACTAACCCAAAGTTTGAACAAATGTTTGGTTATGACACAGGAGAGCTAATTGGCAAAAATATCTCTGTTGTTAATGCTCCAACTGAGAAAACTCCCGCGGAAACAGCAAATGAAATTATAGAAGCACTAAATAAAAACAACCACTGGCAAGGCGAAGTCTGTAATATTAAAAAATCCGGCAAGCATTTTTGGAACTCTGCACATGTTTCAACCTTTGACCACCCAAAATACGGTAAAGTGTGGGTATCTATACACAATGATATAACGCAAACTAAAAAAGCTCAATATGAGCTTAAGACAGAAAGAGACAAACTCAAAAGAATAATGGAGACAATGCAAGACGGCGTCCTTATAACAAACAAAGAATATGAGATAGAGTATATCAATGACGCTATAACAAAAGAGTTTGGGGATGTAAACGGGCGTAAATGCTATGAGTATTTCCATAATGAAACAACACCCTGCCTGTGGTGCATAAATGAAGAGGTATTTTCAGGTAAAAGCATTGTAAGGGAGACGTTTTCAACCACAAACAATAAAACATATTCGGTTTTTGAGACACTCATAAGAAATATTGACGGCTCTGTGTCTAAGTTTGAAGTCACTCATGATATTACAGATATTAAACACGCTCAGGCGATGATGAAAAGGGAGCTTGAGTTTCAAAGCGCAGTTGCCGAGGTGTCTGAGGCTTTGCTGTCAACTCATACAAGCATTTACGACATTGGAGAAATAATCCACAAACAGGTTCTAAAACTGACAGGTTCTTTATATGCCTATGTGGCAGATATTGATCACAAAACCGAAGAGGTCGTAACACTTGCTTACAGCAACATGGCAAGCTCAAAGGTATGCACGGTAGAAGCGAGATACTATAGAACGGCATTTCCCAAAGGCAAGGATGGTTACAACGCTTTGTGGGGGCACTCATTAAATACAAAAGAGGGGTTTTATACGAATAATCCTCAAACACATCCGGCTTTTAAAGGCTGTTTCCCTCCCGGGCATGTTCCGTTAGACAGGTTTCTCTCTGTCCCTGCGATGATAGGAGATAAGCTTATAGGACAGATTGCTCTTGCCAACTCAGAAAGAGATTACACCGATGAGGATTTAAATATTATAAAACGCTTCTCAACAATTTTTGCACTGGCTATTGAACGTAAAAGAATGGAGGAGCAACTTAATGAGTTAAATACTCATCTTGAGGCGATGGTAGAGGAGGAGACGGAAAAAAGACTAAGTCAAGAGCAGATGATGATTCAACAGTCTAAGATGGCAGCGATGGGGGAGATGATAGGGCTAATTGTCCACCAGTGGAAACAGCCGCTAAATGCTGTAGGACTTACCATACAGGACTTAAGAGATACTTACTCCTACGATGAGCTTAATGAAAAATATGTAAATGACACCGTTGAAACTATGATGTCGCAGCTCATTTTCATGTCAAAGACGATAGATGATTTCAGAAATTTCATTACACCCTCAAAGAAAAAAATCCGGTTTGATGTCAATACTGCTATAGAGGAATTGCTGTCAATGTTTGTAAATATTTTTGTCAAAAACAATATAGATGTTTCAGTGAAAGCCGATAACGATGCGTTACTGACAACACTTGGCTATCCAAATGAGTTTAAGCAGGTGGTACTAAGTATCTTAAATAACGCAAGGGATGCAATTGTATTACGAAAGGAACACGGCAGCGAAATAAAAGGCTTTGTTAAGATTAATATAACCAACGATGAGGACAAATCTAAAATCGTAATTTCAATAAAAGACAACGGCGGAGGAATTGCTGATGATATTATGGAAAAAATCTTTAAGCCATATTTTACAACTAAGGAAATTGAGGGCACAGGGATTGGGCTTTATATGTCTAAGACAATAATAGAGACAAATATGGGCGGCAGTTTGATAGTTGCCAATAAAAACGGCGGAGCAGAGTTTGTGATAAGTTTAGATGTTTACAGTGGTGAAGAAGGTGGATAG
- a CDS encoding AMIN domain-containing protein, with translation MQRLKVVTLVAACFLLLVQFVSTASWADSKNEIKDIRVFSSKQYTRVVIDLLKTPVYREGAIPEAYKIYFDLKDAVLRATSVKSKDVSNAVLKKIRIGQFDQDTVRIVFDLDNNTRQRVFTLTDPNRIIIDIFADKEKVDPPPVEAKSNTEEPAPKKDKDHNVAVAKTEVKTEEKTKTEPEVDVAKVEEKVKAELKSKLEEKSKKSDKVKATVQKHPDKSKTASKNKGKKGKDSDIVVREIEKKVETELFARKKIVIDPGHGGHDTGAIGVTGLLEKDVVLDVAKMVSAILRDKYMYDVYLTRDDDTFISLDERAAIANGKNADLFVSIHGNANNSPSVRGLETYFLNFSNSEEAMKVAARENDISVKRMKEVQSELGLILASLARETKRDESLRLAHYVQSSMYSYLRKKHKDIVDHGVRQALFYVLVGANMPSALVEISYLTNADEEKRLKTDQYKEEIASSVAAGINKYLTSLPGTPEFAKAAGAKKRLN, from the coding sequence ATGCAGCGTTTAAAGGTTGTTACGCTTGTTGCTGCATGTTTCCTGTTGTTGGTGCAGTTTGTCTCTACAGCTTCATGGGCTGATTCCAAAAACGAAATTAAGGATATACGGGTTTTTTCTTCAAAACAATATACACGTGTAGTTATAGATCTTCTCAAAACGCCTGTCTATAGAGAAGGCGCCATCCCTGAGGCGTATAAAATTTACTTTGACCTCAAGGACGCTGTCCTAAGAGCAACCTCTGTTAAATCTAAGGATGTATCTAATGCGGTTCTTAAAAAGATACGTATAGGGCAGTTTGACCAAGATACGGTTAGAATTGTCTTTGACCTTGATAACAATACCAGGCAAAGGGTGTTTACCTTAACCGACCCTAACAGGATAATTATTGATATATTTGCTGACAAAGAAAAAGTGGACCCACCACCTGTTGAGGCAAAATCAAACACTGAAGAACCGGCGCCAAAAAAGGATAAAGATCATAATGTAGCTGTAGCAAAAACTGAGGTGAAAACTGAGGAAAAAACAAAAACCGAACCAGAAGTGGATGTGGCAAAGGTTGAGGAAAAGGTTAAAGCTGAGCTAAAGTCTAAACTTGAGGAAAAATCCAAAAAGTCTGATAAAGTTAAGGCAACTGTGCAAAAGCACCCTGATAAGTCAAAGACAGCAAGCAAGAATAAGGGGAAAAAGGGCAAGGACAGCGATATCGTAGTGCGGGAGATCGAGAAAAAAGTGGAGACTGAGCTTTTTGCCCGTAAAAAGATAGTGATAGACCCCGGACACGGCGGGCACGACACCGGAGCCATAGGGGTAACCGGTCTTTTGGAAAAGGATGTTGTGTTAGATGTAGCCAAAATGGTATCGGCTATATTGAGAGATAAATATATGTATGACGTCTATCTGACGCGCGATGACGACACATTCATCTCTCTTGACGAAAGAGCCGCCATAGCAAACGGTAAAAATGCCGATTTGTTTGTCTCCATTCACGGCAATGCTAATAATTCCCCGTCTGTGCGCGGATTAGAGACGTACTTTCTTAATTTTTCCAACAGCGAGGAGGCTATGAAAGTAGCCGCCCGTGAAAACGATATTTCGGTAAAACGCATGAAAGAGGTGCAATCGGAACTGGGGCTTATACTTGCCTCTTTGGCGCGTGAGACCAAACGTGATGAATCCCTCCGGCTTGCCCACTATGTACAAAGCTCTATGTACTCATATTTGAGGAAAAAACACAAGGACATCGTAGATCATGGCGTAAGACAGGCGCTTTTTTACGTTTTAGTTGGCGCAAACATGCCCTCGGCTCTTGTTGAGATTTCATACCTTACAAACGCTGACGAGGAAAAACGTCTGAAAACAGACCAGTACAAAGAGGAAATAGCCTCCTCTGTTGCCGCAGGAATTAATAAGTATTTGACCTCGCTGCCGGGCACACCTGAGTTTGCTAAGGCTGCTGGAGCAAAAAAGAGACTCAACTAA
- a CDS encoding D-aminoacylase, whose product MTSEDTHKTMDSFVIKNALVYDGTGAAPKRAAVGVKNGKVSFVSESYVNNGIPVIDADNMALTPGFIDVHSHSDFSIFHYSDAKSKLLQGVTTEVNGNCGFSASPIFNDAKTQMEKEFTSNGIEKRWESKTQYDRALSEFPIGLNIATLTGHGNIRGSVMGYENRKPTEDDLNQMARVLKEQVNAGCCGMSTGLIYLPGAFSDNAEIIEIIKRSGLTDIIYASHMRSEGDKLLESIGETLEVGRRTGVKVHISHLKTSGRRNWHKIGAVIKAIKQAISEGIRVTCDRYPYSASQTSLDAVLPPWVYEGGDEAELQRLKEGQHIRRLKEELAHVVGDLTYWDSVMVSTVKSDKNKYMEGKTIGELCRIKQVEPLDFTISLLIEEQLKVDAIYFSLSEDNLQEILKLPNCMVGSDSSLKSLDAIGGGKPHPRGFGSFPRYIRKYVLDESLMTLEAGIRKMTAAPAETFNLNGRGIIKEGAYADLVVFSIADIADGATYEAPHTPPRGIRHVFVNGQMAVKDGVFTGTKAGMIL is encoded by the coding sequence ATGACAAGCGAGGACACGCATAAGACTATGGACAGTTTTGTGATTAAAAATGCACTTGTTTATGACGGCACGGGAGCTGCTCCCAAAAGGGCGGCAGTAGGGGTTAAAAACGGCAAAGTGTCGTTTGTCTCGGAGAGTTATGTAAATAACGGAATACCAGTAATTGATGCAGACAATATGGCTCTGACCCCAGGATTTATTGACGTCCACAGTCATTCGGATTTCAGCATTTTCCACTACTCTGATGCAAAGTCCAAACTTCTGCAAGGAGTAACAACGGAGGTAAACGGTAATTGCGGTTTTTCAGCCTCCCCTATATTTAATGACGCTAAAACACAGATGGAAAAAGAGTTTACCTCTAACGGTATAGAAAAACGGTGGGAGAGTAAGACTCAGTACGACAGAGCGCTGTCTGAGTTTCCTATTGGTTTAAACATTGCCACTCTTACCGGACACGGTAACATAAGAGGCTCTGTGATGGGCTATGAAAACCGCAAACCAACAGAGGATGATCTTAACCAGATGGCAAGGGTGCTAAAAGAGCAGGTCAATGCCGGATGCTGCGGAATGTCCACCGGGCTTATTTACCTTCCAGGAGCTTTTTCTGATAACGCTGAGATAATTGAGATAATAAAACGCTCAGGATTAACGGATATAATTTATGCCTCCCACATGAGAAGCGAGGGTGACAAACTTCTTGAGTCAATAGGGGAAACACTTGAAGTAGGGCGTCGTACAGGAGTAAAAGTTCACATCTCGCATCTTAAAACCTCCGGCAGACGCAATTGGCATAAAATCGGGGCTGTCATCAAGGCTATCAAGCAGGCCATTAGTGAAGGCATACGTGTGACCTGTGACCGCTACCCATACAGCGCCTCTCAGACCTCACTGGATGCTGTGCTCCCACCATGGGTTTACGAGGGCGGCGATGAGGCCGAATTACAAAGGCTTAAAGAAGGGCAGCATATTCGCCGCTTAAAAGAAGAATTGGCACACGTGGTCGGTGATTTAACCTACTGGGACTCTGTTATGGTATCAACCGTAAAGAGTGATAAGAACAAGTACATGGAGGGTAAGACGATTGGGGAGCTGTGCCGGATAAAACAGGTGGAGCCGCTTGATTTTACCATATCGCTTCTTATAGAGGAGCAGTTGAAGGTGGATGCTATATATTTTTCATTAAGTGAGGATAATTTGCAGGAAATCCTTAAGCTCCCTAACTGTATGGTCGGCTCCGACAGTTCGTTAAAATCGTTGGATGCCATAGGGGGCGGCAAACCTCATCCGAGGGGGTTTGGGAGCTTTCCCAGATACATAAGAAAGTACGTTTTAGATGAGTCTCTGATGACGCTTGAAGCAGGGATAAGAAAGATGACAGCTGCTCCTGCTGAGACGTTTAATCTAAATGGACGAGGAATTATAAAAGAGGGTGCGTATGCTGATTTGGTCGTCTTTTCAATTGCTGATATAGCGGATGGTGCAACTTATGAAGCGCCTCATACGCCGCCCAGAGGAATACGTCACGTGTTTGTGAACGGACAGATGGCA
- a CDS encoding PAS domain S-box protein, which produces MPNDKIIKELTESLAKANEELQQERLDRQRAEAETEALLKGTRAVLEYKNFAESARKIFDVCKDIVGATAGYVALLTPDGNENEVLFLEAGGMPCTVDPSLPMPIRGLREVAYRTRKAVYDNNFASSAWMDFMPEGHVYLGNVMFSPLILDNKAVGLIGLANKPGAFIDRDANLALAFGEYAAIALLNSRSRESLEINQNKLQSVVDTANDAIITINSNQKIIYWNKAAENIFGYSTNEALNSDITIIIPETLRQRHRQGVERVNQTGKSSLTGKTIEMLGLRKNGEEFPVELSIAAWKVKDEGFYTGIIRDITHRKEYEEKLRSANEEMESLVQKRTNELSKALVALKESEERYRGIFNDTQTAILILNPDTLEVVEVNDKACSFYGYTKEEFSKKKLVEINTLSEQQLISIALEVKSKKQANLVTCHRTCSGEIRDVEVHTGPIKIKGETFICSMIYDITERKRMEDEIKEINLNLQKKIEKEVAKNRIKDQMMFEQSRHVSMGELLMNISHHWRQPLCAIGVSIQDLRDAYQHGELSEPYITKNVGNAMKELLALSETIDNFRSFYVKENKPKQFNVAGEINKAEGLIAGYLQDKGIVVEKELEENLKIWGYQNEFAHVILNILTNARDIFEERNITGGKIKVKLSKDVTTDKIVITISDNGGEIPKNIIKKIFDPYFTTKDKVQGAGMGLYMAKVIIEKNMKGTISVRNDNGWCEFRIEL; this is translated from the coding sequence ATGCCTAATGATAAAATAATAAAAGAGCTTACAGAAAGCTTAGCCAAAGCAAACGAAGAATTACAGCAAGAGCGATTAGACAGACAACGTGCCGAGGCCGAGACAGAGGCGCTCTTAAAAGGTACTCGTGCAGTTTTAGAATATAAAAACTTTGCGGAATCGGCACGAAAGATATTTGATGTATGCAAAGATATTGTGGGAGCAACGGCTGGATATGTGGCGCTTTTAACTCCTGACGGCAATGAAAACGAAGTTCTATTTTTAGAAGCGGGCGGGATGCCGTGTACGGTTGACCCGTCCTTACCCATGCCTATACGAGGACTGCGAGAGGTGGCCTATAGAACACGCAAAGCTGTGTATGATAACAACTTTGCAAGCAGCGCATGGATGGATTTCATGCCCGAGGGACATGTTTATCTAGGTAATGTAATGTTTTCTCCACTGATATTAGACAACAAGGCAGTCGGTTTGATAGGTTTGGCTAATAAACCAGGAGCTTTTATAGACAGAGACGCTAATTTAGCATTGGCTTTTGGCGAGTATGCCGCAATTGCGCTCCTTAACAGCAGATCAAGGGAATCGCTTGAAATTAACCAAAATAAGCTTCAATCGGTAGTGGATACCGCAAATGATGCAATTATAACGATAAACAGTAATCAGAAAATAATCTACTGGAACAAAGCGGCTGAAAACATATTTGGTTACTCTACAAATGAGGCACTAAATAGTGATATTACAATAATAATCCCAGAAACTCTTAGGCAAAGACACAGACAAGGAGTGGAGAGGGTAAATCAAACAGGGAAATCATCCCTTACAGGGAAAACGATAGAGATGTTGGGATTAAGGAAAAACGGAGAGGAGTTTCCGGTAGAGCTTTCTATTGCAGCGTGGAAAGTAAAGGATGAGGGTTTTTACACTGGCATCATAAGAGATATAACACATCGTAAGGAATATGAGGAAAAACTGCGTTCGGCAAATGAAGAGATGGAATCTCTGGTTCAGAAGCGTACTAATGAGCTTTCAAAAGCACTTGTTGCCCTTAAGGAAAGTGAAGAGAGATACAGGGGTATTTTTAACGATACACAAACCGCTATTTTGATACTCAATCCTGATACTTTAGAGGTAGTTGAAGTAAATGACAAGGCATGTTCTTTCTATGGCTATACAAAGGAGGAGTTTTCAAAAAAGAAACTTGTAGAAATAAACACTCTGTCTGAACAACAGTTAATAAGTATAGCGTTAGAAGTGAAAAGTAAAAAACAAGCCAATTTAGTGACCTGTCATCGCACATGTTCCGGGGAAATTAGAGACGTAGAGGTGCACACTGGGCCGATTAAGATAAAAGGGGAGACCTTTATATGTTCAATGATTTATGACATAACAGAGCGTAAACGGATGGAGGATGAGATAAAAGAAATAAACCTGAACTTACAAAAGAAAATTGAGAAGGAGGTAGCCAAAAACCGGATTAAGGACCAGATGATGTTTGAGCAGTCGCGCCATGTATCAATGGGCGAGCTGCTAATGAATATCTCTCACCACTGGAGACAGCCGCTTTGTGCAATCGGAGTTTCAATCCAGGACTTAAGAGACGCATACCAGCATGGTGAGTTAAGTGAGCCATATATAACTAAGAATGTTGGAAATGCGATGAAAGAACTCCTCGCATTATCGGAGACAATAGACAATTTCAGAAGTTTTTATGTTAAGGAAAACAAACCGAAGCAATTTAACGTAGCCGGTGAGATAAACAAAGCCGAAGGGCTTATTGCCGGATACTTGCAAGATAAGGGTATTGTTGTTGAAAAAGAATTAGAGGAAAATTTGAAAATTTGGGGTTATCAGAATGAGTTTGCCCATGTGATTTTAAATATTCTTACAAATGCGAGGGATATTTTTGAAGAGAGGAATATCACTGGCGGAAAGATCAAAGTCAAGTTAAGCAAGGATGTCACTACTGACAAAATAGTTATAACCATTTCAGACAACGGCGGTGAAATCCCTAAAAACATAATAAAAAAGATTTTCGATCCATACTTTACCACTAAAGACAAGGTACAGGGGGCAGGTATGGGATTATATATGGCTAAAGTAATCATAGAGAAAAATATGAAAGGCACAATTTCAGTTAGAAACGACAATGGATGGTGTGAGTTCAGAATAGAGCTGTGA
- a CDS encoding NifU family protein: MDKDAIEKVIEKVREGLKPEGGDIELISEKDGVLYVRLTGSCESCPMSGLTMTNWVEKTLLEGIPGLKGVKAV; encoded by the coding sequence ATGGACAAAGACGCCATTGAAAAAGTCATAGAGAAAGTAAGAGAGGGGTTGAAACCAGAGGGCGGCGACATTGAGTTAATAAGCGAGAAGGATGGGGTTTTATACGTCCGGTTAACCGGCTCCTGTGAGAGCTGCCCAATGTCAGGGCTAACTATGACAAACTGGGTAGAGAAAACACTTTTAGAGGGGATCCCCGGATTAAAAGGCGTAAAGGCAGTCTGA